In Aspergillus nidulans FGSC A4 chromosome IV, a single window of DNA contains:
- a CDS encoding uncharacterized protein (transcript_id=CADANIAT00000760): MLFAHSLRYIRRRTPWAHRDVATAALGRFESDTQVDFSKFSSKIGTLRRRLKRPLTYAEKVLYNHLDDEFDGNIVRGQTQLRSKPVRIACQDATAQMALIQDCPKDIGCATSRRVVALGIAERHINELAGIISVKGSTGSIIEYFGLGAQTISATGMATVCNMGAESGATTSIFPYTASMAEYLRANRRPDMAAAVETIAYELRSDEGAEYDQIIDIDLSSLEPHIDGPFTPDLSTPISKFGSAVIDNEWPSTLTAGLIGSCTNSSFHDLSRALLLSPGSLQTRNTLEEAGIMQVFEKAGAIMLPNACGPCCGSWDRTDIQKVSLT; the protein is encoded by the exons ATGCTTTTCGCGCATTCTTTGAGGTATATTCGGCGACGCACGCCCTGGGCCCATCGCGATGTGGCTACGGCTGCGCTGGGCAGATTCGAGTCGGACACACAAGTCGACTTCAGCAAATTTAGTAGCAAGATTGGCACCCTGAGGCGACG GTTGAAGCGGCCTTTGACGTACGCAGAAAAGGTACTGTACAACCACCTcgatgatgagtttgatGGAAACATCGTCCGTGGCCAGACGCAGCTACGATCCAAACCAGTCCGCATCGCTTGTCAAGACGCAACTGCTCAGATGGCGCTCATTCA AGACTGCCCCAAGGATATTGGGTGTGCGACTTCACGGCGAGTTGTCGCGCTGGGCATCGCCGAAAGACATATCAACGAACTTGCAGGGATAATTTCAGTAAAGGGAAGCACAGGATCGATCATTGAGTATTTTGGTCTCGGAGCGCAGACAATTTCAGCGACTGGGATGGCTACAGTGTGCAATATGGGGGCTGAATCCGGAGCTACGACTTCCATATTTCCCTACACGGCCTCCATGGCAGAGTACTTGCGAGCCAACCGGCGTCCTGACATGGCTGCTGCGGTAGAGACAATTGCATATGAGCTCCGGTCCGATGAGGGCGCCGAATACGACCAGATTATTGATATTGATCTCTCATCACTGGAGCCGCATATCGATGGCCCCTTCACGCCTGATCTGTCAACGCCCATCTCAAAATTTGGGTCAGCAGTTATAGACAATGAGTGGCCGTCGACACTGACCGCCGGCCTTATTGGATCCTGCACGAACTCTTCTTTTCATGACCTCAGCCGCGCA TTACTGCTGTCCCCTGGCAGTTTGCAGACCCGAAACACattggaggaggcgggaATAATGCAGGTGTTTGAGAAAGCAGGTGCTATCATGTTACCCAATGCTTGCGGGCCGTGCTGTGGCTCGTGGGATCGTACCGATATACAGAAAGTGAGCCTCACGTAG